One part of the Gemmatimonadota bacterium genome encodes these proteins:
- a CDS encoding M55 family metallopeptidase, translating into MSRAPLSPASSVATARHSRPWSRASRPVPVGSRSFRSLSGAGLGLVLFLLLLPALATGQQAPLRIFISVDMEGIGGIGTGAMTSSNGGKDYATGRALMTAEVNAVVEAILAAGPAEILVNDSHGDMQNLLHTELDPRVEYIQGSIKPLGMVQGLDETFDAAIFLGYHARAGTTGGFLAHTGTGAVEGLWINGTEVGEGGLNAYAAGALGVPVIVAAGDSAFVSEFSGLVPTVHAVQTKTAIGASVARLLHPEVVRARLAEATRAGLAGLGSAHVLTPRAPVTLRLRFDSTQQADILMAVPGMRRVDGYTVEADAPTMERAYALIRLMYRYVRA; encoded by the coding sequence ATGTCGCGCGCGCCGCTGTCCCCTGCATCCTCCGTTGCCACGGCACGTCACTCCCGGCCCTGGAGCCGCGCGTCGAGACCCGTTCCGGTCGGGTCCCGCTCCTTCCGGTCCCTCTCCGGCGCTGGGCTGGGCCTCGTTCTCTTCCTGCTTCTCCTGCCCGCCCTCGCGACCGGGCAGCAGGCTCCCCTCCGCATCTTCATCTCGGTGGACATGGAGGGCATCGGCGGGATCGGGACGGGAGCGATGACCAGCTCCAATGGGGGGAAGGACTACGCAACGGGTCGCGCGCTGATGACCGCCGAGGTGAACGCGGTCGTGGAGGCGATCCTCGCTGCCGGACCCGCGGAGATCCTGGTCAACGACTCGCACGGGGACATGCAGAACCTCCTCCACACCGAGCTCGATCCGCGGGTCGAGTACATCCAGGGCAGCATCAAGCCGCTGGGCATGGTGCAGGGGCTCGACGAGACCTTCGATGCGGCGATCTTCCTCGGGTATCACGCGCGGGCGGGTACAACGGGCGGATTCCTGGCCCATACCGGAACGGGGGCGGTCGAAGGACTGTGGATCAACGGCACCGAGGTGGGAGAGGGAGGCCTCAACGCGTACGCGGCGGGAGCGCTGGGTGTGCCGGTGATCGTGGCGGCGGGCGACTCGGCGTTCGTGTCGGAGTTCAGCGGGCTGGTGCCCACGGTCCATGCCGTACAGACCAAGACGGCCATCGGCGCTTCGGTGGCCCGCCTGCTCCATCCTGAGGTGGTCCGCGCCCGACTGGCCGAGGCCACCCGGGCGGGGCTTGCCGGACTGGGCAGCGCTCACGTCCTGACGCCACGCGCCCCCGTGACGCTCCGCCTCCGCTTCGATTCCACGCAGCAGGCCGACATCCTGATGGCGGTGCCGGGCATGCGCCGCGTGGACGGCTACACGGTGGAAGCGGACGCCCCGACGATGGAGCGCGCGTACGCCCTGATCCGCTTGATGTACCGTTACGTGCGCGCGTAG